In Providencia alcalifaciens, the sequence AAGTAAGTCACTTCAAAACCTTCACGCTCTAATTGACGGCATGTATCCAGAACCGCTTTATGTTCTGTTTTACAAGTGATGACGTGCTTGCCTTTTTTCTGATAGAACTGGGCAGCACCTTTGATAGCTAAGTTATCAGATTCTGTTGCACCTGATGTGAAAACGATTTCACGAGGATCAGCATTCACTAATTCAGCGATTTGATTACGAGCAATATCTACAGCCTCTTCAGCTTGCCAGCCGAAACGGTGTGAACGAGATGCTGGGTTACCAAAATTCCCATCCATTGTTAGACATTGCATCATTTTTTCAGCAACGCGTGGGTCAACAGGCGTAGTCGCTGAATAATCTAGATAAATCGGTAATTTCATTGCTCACATACTCCAAAGGACAAGACAACTTTGCCTTTAATTTTTTAATGACCCCACTGGTGCAAGCCGCTATAGGCTGGGCTTTTTCACCATTTGGTGATCGACTGCAATTTATAATCTATCTTATGTTAGATACGGACTTATTTAGGCACGAACATTGATAATGGATTCTGGCGTAATGCCGTTCGGCATTGTTTTACGCTTTTCATTATCTTGCCTATCAGCAACATCCAGAACTTCTTGATTCTTAACCAGCTCATCAAGGCTGATGCTGCTGAGAAAACTGGTAATTCTGTCACTTAGATCACGCCACAATGCGTGAGTTAAGCAGCGGTCGCCATTTTGACAACCTTCTTTGTTACCCTGACAACGGGTTGCATCCACGGATTCATCCACCGCAGCAATTACTTCAGCAACAAAAATTTGGTCAGCATCACGCCCAAGCAGATAACCGCCACCGGGACCGCGAACGCTAGAGACTAAATCGTTTTTACGTAAACGAGAGAAGAGTTGCTCAAGATAAGAGAGGGAGATTCCCTGACGTTCAGAAATGTCAGCTAAAGGTACTGGACCTGTCTGAGAGTGTAACGCGACATCTAGCATCGCAGTTACTGCGTAACGCCCTTTAGAAGTGAGTCTCATAACATAAATACTCCGTGGTAAAATATGCAGCAATTGTGACATACCTGAGTAATTTGGTCAACTATTTACCTGACTAATTTACTCAAGTATTATGCTCACTTTACCACGGCATTAACCTCATTTTTTCGCCCATTTTTCCATTGATGTCAAAATGCCACGAAGAATGTGCAACTCTTGGGTTTCAACATGAGCGCGGGTAAATAAACGTCGCAGTTTATTCATAATTAACCCCGGGTGCGCCTTGCGAATAAAGCCCGATTCATTCAATACGCTTTCAAGATGAACATAGAAACGCTCTAGATCTTCAGCCGGTGGGTATTCTACCTCATCATCGGTCGATGTTTGCGTATTTTTTTCTTCCATTGCCAAATACGCCATGCGGATCTCGTAGCTAACTAATTGAACCGCCATTGCTAAATTCAGCGAACCATATTCTGGGTTGGTAGGAATATACAAATGATAGTTACATTTTTGCAATTCTTCGTTGGTTAAACCAACACGCTCACGACCAAAAACAATCGCTACTGGTGACTCTTTTGACTGTTCAACAGATTTCACACCACATTCACGAGGCTCGACCATTGGCCAAGAAAGTGTACGAGAACGCGCACTGGTACCAATGACTAATTTGCACCCTTCTAATGCTTCATCGAGAGATTTTACGATTTTTGCATTGCCAATAACATCGCTTGCTCCCGCAGATAACGCGATAGCATGAGAATCAGGTTCAACCAGTGGATTAACTAAATAGAGATTTGAAAGCCCCATGGTTTTCATTGCGCGAGCCGTTGAGCCCATATTGCCAGTGTGTGA encodes:
- the trmJ gene encoding tRNA (cytosine(32)/uridine(32)-2'-O)-methyltransferase TrmJ, encoding MLENIRIVLVETSHTGNMGSTARAMKTMGLSNLYLVNPLVEPDSHAIALSAGASDVIGNAKIVKSLDEALEGCKLVIGTSARSRTLSWPMVEPRECGVKSVEQSKESPVAIVFGRERVGLTNEELQKCNYHLYIPTNPEYGSLNLAMAVQLVSYEIRMAYLAMEEKNTQTSTDDEVEYPPAEDLERFYVHLESVLNESGFIRKAHPGLIMNKLRRLFTRAHVETQELHILRGILTSMEKWAKK
- the iscR gene encoding Fe-S cluster assembly transcriptional regulator IscR, with the translated sequence MRLTSKGRYAVTAMLDVALHSQTGPVPLADISERQGISLSYLEQLFSRLRKNDLVSSVRGPGGGYLLGRDADQIFVAEVIAAVDESVDATRCQGNKEGCQNGDRCLTHALWRDLSDRITSFLSSISLDELVKNQEVLDVADRQDNEKRKTMPNGITPESIINVRA